In Penaeus chinensis breed Huanghai No. 1 chromosome 11, ASM1920278v2, whole genome shotgun sequence, a genomic segment contains:
- the LOC125030786 gene encoding lethal(2)neighbour of tid protein-like gives MAPGERSQKRKSQSFMARVSQIWQKYATKDMLVDLIFNPKYLWVSALFFILAEIIVNIYIIQKIKYTEIDWVAYMQEVEGVVNGTWDYTKLRGDTGPLVYPAGFVYFFLGLYKITSNGANVRLAQYIFAAFYIITLVLVFRIFHKSRKLPPYILIFMCCTSYRVHSIFVLRLFNDPVAMMFLYAAINLFIDGYWGVGSLIYSLAVSIKMNILLFAPALLLAYLRCLGFKKTILQLTICAAVQVLLAVPFLMANSFGYIKQSFDLGRVFLFEWTVNWRFLPEEIFVNRWFHLVLLVLHLVLLCTFAYTHWDRYLVNYATLQGIGLETEMACQLLVLPLFVSNFIGVAVSRSLHYQFYVWYFHSLPYVLWSTQFSVTFRLLLLGVVELCWNTYPSTWWSSGLLHACHLAVLTGLFLNRPTNKRTERLKKALEKKE, from the exons ATGGCTCCAGGAGAGAGGAGTCAGAAACGGAAATCCCAGTCCTTCATGGCAAGGGTGTCCCAGATCTGGCAGAAATATGCAACCAAGGACATGCTTGTAGACCTGATCTTTAACCCAAAATACTTATGGGTTTCAGCTTTGTTCTTTATATTGGCAGAAATCATTGTCAATATATACATCATCCAAAAGATCAAAT ATACTGAGATTGACTGGGTGGCTTATATGCAAGAGGTAGAGGGTGTCGTAAACGGAACATGGGATTATACTAAACTGCGTGGAGATACTGGACCTCTTGTGTACCCTGCAG GATTTGTCTACTTTTTCTTAGGGTTGTATAAAATCACAAGCAATGGTGCAAATGTTCGTCTAGCCCAATATATATTTGCAGCATTTTATATTATCACTTTAGTTTTGGTCTTCAGAATCTTTCACAAGAGTAGAAAG cTCCCCCCATACATTTTGATATTCATGTGCTGCACCTCCTACCGCGTCCACTCCATCTTCGTTCTTCGGTTATTTAATGATCCAGTGGCTATGATGTTTCTCTATGCAGCAATCAATCTCTTCATTGATGGATATTGGGGTGTTGGAAGTCTGATATACAG CCTTGCAGTTTCCATTAAGATGAACATCTTGTTATTTGCGCCTGCACTGTTGCTTGCATATCTGCGCTGCCTTGGCTTCAAGAAAACCATACTGCAGCTGACCATTTGTGCTGCTGTCCAG gtGTTGTTAGCTGTACCATTTCTAATGGCAAACTCATTTGGATATATAAAGCAGTCGTTTGACCTAGGACGTGTCTTTTTGTTTGAGTGGACGGTGAACTGGAGGTTCCTTCCAGAAGAGATCTTTGTTAATAGGTGGTTCCATTTAGTGCTTCTGGTTCTACATTTGGTTCTTCTCTGCACCTTTGCCTACACTCACTGGGATAG GTACCTAGTCAATTATGCCACTCTTCAAGGAATTGGACTTGAGACAGAGATGGCTTGCCAGTTGCTGGTGTTGCCCTTGTTTGTCAGCAATTTCATAGGTGTGGCTGTGAGTCGATCTCTCCACTACCAGTTTTATGTCTGGTACTTCCACTCGCTCCCATACGTGCTCTGGTCAACTCAATTCAGTGTAACATTCAG ACTTTTGTTGCTAGGTGTGGTGGAGCTGTGCTGGAATACATACCCATCAACATGGTGGAGCTCAGGTCTCCTTCATGCTTGCCACCTAGCTGTTCTAACAGGATTGTTCCTTAATCGCCCAACAAACAAGCGAACAGAGAGGTTAAAGAAAGCactagaaaagaaagaataa
- the LOC125030541 gene encoding protein arginine N-methyltransferase 1-like isoform X1: MAEQMEIVAGDIIKMENKTEKEKVEKMPIDEMTSKDYYFDSYAHFGIHEEMLKDEVRTLTYRNAMYHNRHLFKGKTVLDVGCGTGILSMFAAKAGAAKVYGIEMSNIVEHAKKIVTANNLDNVVEIIQGKVEEVTLPVEKVDIIISEWMGYCLFYESMLDTVLYARDKWLATDGMLFPDRATLFVSAIEDRQYKDDKINWWDSVYGFDMSCIREVAMTEPLVDVVEAKQVVTNSCLVKEVDLYTVKKEDLAFSSPFHLQVRRNDYVHALIAYFNIEFTKCHKRTGFSTAPEARYTHWKQTVFYFDDYLTVKHGEEIFGTFTMKPNERNNRDLDFQVEMEFHGELSECRESHKYKMR; this comes from the exons ATGGCTGAGCAAATGGAA attgtAGCAGGAGATATCATCAAGATGGAAAATAAGACTGAAAAGGAGAAGGTTGAAAAAATGCCCATCGATGAAATGACATCGAAGGACTACTATTTTGACTCGTATGCCCACTTCGGCATCCATGAA GAAATGTTGAAGGATGAAGTACGAACGCTTACTTACCGAAATGCAATGTACCACAACAGACATTTGTTTAAGGGCAAG acTGTTCTTGATGTTGGATGCGGTACAGGCATTCTGTCAATGTTTGCTGCGAAGGCTGGTGCTGCCAAAGTTTATGGGATTGAAATGTCAAATATTGTAGAACATGCTAAGAAAATTGTAACTgctaataatcttgataatg tCGTGGAAATTATTCAGGGCAAAGTAGAAGAAGTAACTTTGCCAGTAGAGAAAGTGGATATAATTATCAGTGAGTGGATGGGCTACTGCCTCTTTTATGAGTCCATGTTAGACACAGTCCTCTATGCTCGTGATAAGTGGCTGGCCACAGACGGAATGCTCTTCCCTGATCGGGCAACTCTCTTTGTTTCTGCAATTgag GACCGTCAGTACAAGGATGACAAAATCAACTGGTGGGATAGTGTATATGGGTTTGACATGTCTTGCATCCGTGAAGTAGCCATGACAGAACCCCTGGTGGATGTAGTGGAAGCAAAGCAG GTTGTGACAAATTCTTGTCTAGTTAAAGAAGTTGATCTTTATACAGTGAAGAAGGAAGACTTAGCATTCAGCTCACCATTTCATCTACAG gtCCGAAGGAATGATTATGTACATGCTCTTATCGCTTATTTCAATATTGAATTTACAAAGTGTCATAAGAGGACAGGTTTCTCCACAG CTCCAGAGGCACGATACACACATTGGAAGCAAACCGTTTTCTACTTTGATGATTACCTGACAGTGAAGCATGGAGAAGAGATTTTTGGAACCTTTACCATGAAACCAAATGAGCGTAACAATCGTGACTTAGATTTCCAAGTAGAAATGGAATTCCATGGAGAACTGTCAGAATGCAGGGAATCTCACAAATACAAGATGCGTTAA
- the LOC125030541 gene encoding protein arginine N-methyltransferase 1-like isoform X2, which yields MENKTEKEKVEKMPIDEMTSKDYYFDSYAHFGIHEEMLKDEVRTLTYRNAMYHNRHLFKGKTVLDVGCGTGILSMFAAKAGAAKVYGIEMSNIVEHAKKIVTANNLDNVVEIIQGKVEEVTLPVEKVDIIISEWMGYCLFYESMLDTVLYARDKWLATDGMLFPDRATLFVSAIEDRQYKDDKINWWDSVYGFDMSCIREVAMTEPLVDVVEAKQVVTNSCLVKEVDLYTVKKEDLAFSSPFHLQVRRNDYVHALIAYFNIEFTKCHKRTGFSTAPEARYTHWKQTVFYFDDYLTVKHGEEIFGTFTMKPNERNNRDLDFQVEMEFHGELSECRESHKYKMR from the exons ATGGAAAATAAGACTGAAAAGGAGAAGGTTGAAAAAATGCCCATCGATGAAATGACATCGAAGGACTACTATTTTGACTCGTATGCCCACTTCGGCATCCATGAA GAAATGTTGAAGGATGAAGTACGAACGCTTACTTACCGAAATGCAATGTACCACAACAGACATTTGTTTAAGGGCAAG acTGTTCTTGATGTTGGATGCGGTACAGGCATTCTGTCAATGTTTGCTGCGAAGGCTGGTGCTGCCAAAGTTTATGGGATTGAAATGTCAAATATTGTAGAACATGCTAAGAAAATTGTAACTgctaataatcttgataatg tCGTGGAAATTATTCAGGGCAAAGTAGAAGAAGTAACTTTGCCAGTAGAGAAAGTGGATATAATTATCAGTGAGTGGATGGGCTACTGCCTCTTTTATGAGTCCATGTTAGACACAGTCCTCTATGCTCGTGATAAGTGGCTGGCCACAGACGGAATGCTCTTCCCTGATCGGGCAACTCTCTTTGTTTCTGCAATTgag GACCGTCAGTACAAGGATGACAAAATCAACTGGTGGGATAGTGTATATGGGTTTGACATGTCTTGCATCCGTGAAGTAGCCATGACAGAACCCCTGGTGGATGTAGTGGAAGCAAAGCAG GTTGTGACAAATTCTTGTCTAGTTAAAGAAGTTGATCTTTATACAGTGAAGAAGGAAGACTTAGCATTCAGCTCACCATTTCATCTACAG gtCCGAAGGAATGATTATGTACATGCTCTTATCGCTTATTTCAATATTGAATTTACAAAGTGTCATAAGAGGACAGGTTTCTCCACAG CTCCAGAGGCACGATACACACATTGGAAGCAAACCGTTTTCTACTTTGATGATTACCTGACAGTGAAGCATGGAGAAGAGATTTTTGGAACCTTTACCATGAAACCAAATGAGCGTAACAATCGTGACTTAGATTTCCAAGTAGAAATGGAATTCCATGGAGAACTGTCAGAATGCAGGGAATCTCACAAATACAAGATGCGTTAA